One segment of Deltaproteobacteria bacterium DNA contains the following:
- the ftsH gene encoding ATP-dependent zinc metalloprotease FtsH — protein MNPFYKNLALWLVISLMMVMLFQIFKQPDRARTGISYSDFLTMVDNGSVNQVTIQGENISGMSTQGPFKTYAPKDPELISLLRSKGVQISARPQEDSSWFQVFLSWVPMLLLIGVWIFFMRQMQAGGGKALSFGKSRARLMTDSQEKVTFQDVAGIDEAKEELGEIVEFLSDPKKFTRLGGRIPKGVLLVGSPGTGKTLLARAIAGEAGVPFFSISGSDFVEMFVGVGASRVRDLFNQGKKNAPCIIFIDEIDAVGRHRGAGLGGGHDEREQTLNQLLVEMDGFESNEGVILISATNRPDVLDPALLRPGRFDRQVVVPVPDLGGREGILKVHFRKKLVSDNVDVSVLARGTPGFTGADLENMVNEAALMAARRGKDRVEMDDFEDAKDKVLMGTERKSMIISEEEKRITAYHEAGHTLAAKLLPGADPIHKVTIIPRGRALGLTQQLPINEKHTYPKEYLLNNIAILMGGRAAEEIVLQTETTGAGNDIQRASDLARKMVCDFGMSKELGPLSFGRKDEQIFLGRELSQHRDYGEDTARKIDEEVRNIVTTAYEKTSKLIRDNLDTMHKIAEALLEKESLTSDDVDAIMAGEKGPRPKKKIVRKKKPVQARDVEAPVASDAEESEAEAPEEEKE, from the coding sequence TTGAATCCTTTCTATAAGAATCTTGCACTGTGGCTGGTCATCAGCCTCATGATGGTGATGCTTTTTCAGATATTCAAACAGCCCGACCGGGCCAGAACGGGTATCAGCTACAGTGATTTTCTGACTATGGTGGACAATGGGAGCGTCAATCAGGTGACGATCCAGGGGGAAAATATCTCGGGGATGTCCACCCAGGGCCCTTTCAAAACCTACGCCCCCAAAGATCCGGAACTCATCAGTCTCCTCAGGAGCAAAGGGGTACAGATCAGCGCAAGGCCTCAGGAGGACTCATCGTGGTTTCAGGTATTTCTTTCGTGGGTCCCGATGCTCTTGCTGATCGGCGTTTGGATTTTTTTCATGCGGCAGATGCAGGCCGGCGGAGGGAAGGCCCTCTCCTTCGGAAAGAGTCGCGCCAGGCTTATGACCGACTCCCAGGAGAAGGTGACCTTCCAGGACGTGGCAGGGATCGACGAGGCCAAGGAAGAACTGGGGGAGATCGTTGAGTTCCTCAGCGATCCCAAAAAATTCACCCGTCTCGGGGGCAGAATCCCCAAGGGGGTCCTCCTGGTGGGATCGCCGGGAACAGGGAAAACGCTCCTGGCAAGGGCCATTGCAGGCGAGGCAGGGGTTCCCTTTTTCAGCATCAGCGGGTCCGATTTCGTGGAGATGTTCGTAGGGGTGGGGGCCTCCCGGGTCAGAGACCTCTTTAACCAGGGCAAGAAGAACGCGCCCTGCATCATCTTCATCGATGAGATCGACGCGGTGGGCCGGCACCGTGGGGCGGGCCTGGGCGGGGGCCATGATGAACGGGAACAGACCCTCAACCAGCTCCTGGTGGAGATGGACGGTTTCGAATCCAACGAGGGGGTCATCCTTATTTCAGCGACCAACCGGCCCGACGTGCTCGACCCGGCCCTCCTGAGGCCAGGGCGGTTTGACCGGCAGGTGGTGGTGCCGGTCCCGGATCTGGGGGGACGCGAGGGCATCTTAAAGGTGCACTTCAGAAAGAAACTGGTATCCGATAACGTGGACGTCTCCGTGCTGGCCAGGGGAACCCCCGGGTTTACCGGCGCGGACCTGGAAAACATGGTCAACGAGGCCGCCCTGATGGCGGCGCGACGGGGCAAGGACCGGGTGGAGATGGATGACTTCGAAGACGCCAAAGACAAGGTCCTGATGGGCACCGAACGGAAGAGCATGATTATCAGCGAGGAAGAGAAGCGCATTACCGCCTATCATGAGGCGGGCCATACCCTGGCCGCCAAGCTCCTTCCCGGCGCCGACCCGATTCACAAGGTAACCATCATACCGAGAGGCCGCGCCCTGGGGCTGACCCAGCAGCTTCCGATCAATGAGAAGCATACCTATCCCAAGGAATACCTCCTGAACAATATTGCCATACTCATGGGCGGGAGGGCCGCTGAGGAAATCGTTCTCCAGACAGAGACCACGGGCGCCGGCAATGACATTCAAAGGGCATCGGACCTTGCCCGTAAGATGGTCTGCGATTTCGGCATGAGCAAGGAACTGGGGCCTTTAAGCTTTGGGAGGAAAGACGAGCAGATCTTCCTGGGGAGGGAACTCTCCCAGCACAGGGATTACGGGGAAGACACCGCGCGCAAAATCGATGAAGAGGTGAGAAACATCGTTACCACCGCCTATGAAAAGACCTCCAAACTCATTCGGGACAATCTGGACACCATGCACAAGATCGCCGAGGCCCTCCTCGAAAAGGAGAGCCTGACCAGCGACGATGTGGACGCGATCATGGCAGGCGAAAAGGGGCCCAGGCCCAAGAAAAAGATCGTTCGAAAGAAGAAACCCGTCCAGGCAAGAGATGTGGAGGCCCCTGTGGCATCCGATGCAGAAGAATCGGAAGCCGAAGCACCCGAAGAAGAGAAAGAATAG
- the folP gene encoding dihydropteroate synthase gives MGMALKWNGHILDLDKRTHVMGVLNVTPDSFSDGGHYFETGKAVAHGIQMDRDGADIIDIGGESTRPYSESISAAEEMDRVIPVIEGVRKEVTAHISIDTCKAEVVREALRAGASIINDISALRFDPEMAGTAARAGVPVILMHMKGTPGDMQKNPVYEDLINEILEFLGEAVDRCEAAGIRRDLTIVDPGIGFGKTFDHNLRIIKELHHFLGLERPVLLGPSNKAFIGHILDKAPHERDTGSMAAVAAGVMNGAHIVRVHHVAKAVETVRIIDAIKRGKVGE, from the coding sequence ATGGGCATGGCGCTGAAATGGAACGGACACATCCTGGACCTGGATAAGAGAACCCACGTTATGGGGGTCCTGAATGTGACCCCGGATTCCTTTTCAGACGGGGGTCATTATTTTGAAACAGGAAAGGCCGTTGCCCATGGCATCCAGATGGACCGGGACGGGGCCGATATCATCGATATCGGGGGCGAGTCCACGCGGCCCTATTCCGAGTCCATTTCCGCTGCCGAAGAGATGGACCGCGTCATCCCGGTCATAGAGGGAGTTCGTAAAGAGGTCACCGCCCACATCAGCATTGACACGTGCAAAGCCGAGGTAGTCCGGGAGGCCCTCAGGGCCGGGGCGTCTATCATCAATGACATCAGCGCCCTCCGGTTCGATCCGGAGATGGCCGGGACCGCGGCCCGGGCGGGGGTTCCCGTCATCCTGATGCACATGAAGGGAACCCCCGGCGACATGCAGAAAAACCCTGTCTATGAGGACCTGATCAATGAAATCCTGGAGTTCTTGGGGGAGGCCGTTGATCGCTGCGAGGCTGCCGGCATTCGAAGGGACCTGACAATCGTGGATCCGGGCATCGGTTTCGGAAAAACCTTTGATCACAATCTCCGGATTATCAAAGAACTCCACCACTTCCTGGGTCTTGAACGGCCCGTTCTCTTAGGACCGTCCAACAAGGCGTTTATCGGTCATATCCTGGATAAGGCGCCCCATGAGAGGGACACCGGTTCCATGGCCGCGGTGGCCGCAGGCGTCATGAACGGCGCCCACATCGTGCGGGTGCACCATGTAGCAAAGGCCGTGGAGACCGTTCGAATCATCGATGCGATCAAGAGGGGAAAGGTCGGGGAGTGA
- a CDS encoding type III pantothenate kinase translates to MLFCMDIGNTNIVLGVTEGERILHHWRIRTEKETTADELGILVGTLFQWKGIRFEDIRNTIISCVVPPLLNTVEEFSRRYFQVKPVIVGPGIKTGMPILYDNPREVGADRIVNAVAAFETYRTALVVVDFGTATTFDCISKQGAYIGGAIAPGVIISCEALFQEASKLPRVEIFSRPKTVIAKDTVSSMNAGIIFGYAGLVDGIVHRIWKESGETSMVIATGGLAPLVAEVSETIHHVEEFLTLQGLIILFNRNL, encoded by the coding sequence ATGCTGTTCTGCATGGATATCGGCAATACGAATATTGTCCTGGGCGTGACCGAGGGGGAGCGCATACTCCATCACTGGCGGATCCGGACCGAAAAGGAAACGACCGCCGATGAATTGGGCATCCTCGTGGGCACCCTGTTCCAGTGGAAGGGGATCCGCTTTGAGGACATCCGCAATACGATTATTTCGTGTGTGGTCCCCCCGCTGCTCAACACGGTAGAGGAGTTTTCCCGCCGCTATTTTCAGGTAAAGCCCGTAATCGTGGGTCCCGGCATAAAGACGGGGATGCCCATCCTATATGACAACCCGAGGGAAGTGGGCGCGGACCGGATCGTCAATGCCGTGGCCGCCTTTGAAACTTATCGCACCGCATTGGTGGTGGTCGATTTCGGCACCGCCACCACATTCGATTGCATATCCAAACAAGGGGCGTACATCGGAGGGGCCATCGCCCCGGGGGTCATCATATCCTGCGAGGCCCTTTTTCAGGAGGCCTCCAAGCTTCCGAGGGTGGAGATATTTTCCCGGCCCAAGACGGTCATTGCCAAGGACACGGTCAGCAGCATGAACGCCGGCATTATCTTCGGGTACGCCGGCCTGGTGGACGGCATTGTCCACCGGATCTGGAAAGAATCCGGGGAGACATCCATGGTGATTGCCACAGGAGGTCTGGCCCCGCTGGTGGCCGAAGTCTCGGAGACCATCCATCATGTGGAGGAATTTCTCACCCTCCAGGGACTCATTATCCTCTTCAACAGAAACCTCTGA
- a CDS encoding LD-carboxypeptidase gives MSPSRPQNPPLIIPPRLRPGDLIGVISPAGPVDASGVKPGLDLLMSRGFRVREAAHLYDRHDYLAGHDEARLSDLNAMFLDSEVTAVFCARGGYGSLRLLERLDYDLIRQHPKIIVGYSDITALLMAVYKMTGLVVFHGPMVQGLCSISDSSLEGLFKILSSEEPVSFDLKGGTPLLTGSAEGPLLGGNLSLLCHLVGTRYLPSLKGAILFVEDRGEPLYRIDRMLTHLSLAGQLNTIAGLIAGEFVDCGDTSSTDRLLMAMASELDIPLITGFPAGHGQDNLTLPIGMPAHLDTRRMTLSTTGACVR, from the coding sequence ATGTCGCCTTCCAGACCCCAGAACCCTCCCCTCATCATCCCTCCCCGGCTGAGGCCGGGGGACCTTATCGGCGTCATTTCACCGGCGGGTCCGGTGGATGCCTCCGGCGTGAAGCCGGGGCTTGACCTGCTGATGTCCAGAGGCTTCAGGGTTCGTGAGGCCGCGCACCTCTATGACCGGCACGATTACCTGGCGGGCCATGACGAAGCCCGGCTTTCCGATCTTAACGCCATGTTCCTGGATAGTGAGGTCACGGCCGTCTTCTGCGCCCGCGGCGGATACGGCAGCCTCAGACTCCTTGAGAGGCTTGATTACGACCTGATCCGCCAACACCCCAAGATCATCGTGGGGTACAGCGATATCACCGCCCTCCTCATGGCGGTTTATAAAATGACCGGGCTGGTCGTTTTTCACGGCCCCATGGTGCAGGGGCTTTGCTCCATCTCCGACAGCAGCCTGGAGGGCCTCTTCAAGATACTGTCGTCGGAAGAGCCGGTTTCCTTCGATCTCAAGGGAGGAACCCCTCTCCTTACGGGGAGTGCCGAAGGGCCGTTGCTGGGGGGCAACCTGAGTCTTCTCTGTCACCTGGTGGGGACCCGTTATCTCCCCTCTTTGAAGGGCGCCATTCTTTTTGTGGAGGACAGGGGGGAACCCCTGTACCGCATCGACCGGATGCTGACCCATCTCTCCCTGGCAGGTCAACTGAACACCATCGCCGGCCTGATCGCCGGGGAATTCGTAGACTGCGGCGACACCTCATCAACGGATCGTCTCCTCATGGCGATGGCGTCCGAGCTCGATATCCCCCTGATTACCGGGTTCCCCGCAGGGCACGGCCAAGACAATCTGACCCTTCCCATCGGCATGCCCGCGCATCTGGACACCCGACGCATGACCCTTTCCACAACAGGCGCCTGTGTCAGATAG
- a CDS encoding pyruvate carboxyltransferase → MSEHDMFKVNSRMPRKVRLGDITIRDGFQHEEEWIPTEAKIYYLQELAFAGVKRMEVTNLGNPRIMPQFKDAEEVLKGVHDDIFKKRLARKGLSHEDIEWTCVTIREPAVDQAIRLREKGYGPDRVLMMVSTDEEHHFANSGTTLPDYWKEAERCIKKCKAAGIKMCGTVSTIWGSPISGPTRFEDALEFTKRWLSIGADDIEHADHDGSAPPNQVHRYFSMVLDELPNTDLHIAHFHVTRGWGLANVLAALQAGVDIFEGTIGGMGGQPANFLGKVPVPGTGSYYYKDPNVVGLVTLEDTCVMLDEMGIDIDGINIDRILEIGRMMERTAGRRLRSESILNGRIPKAPREDFKRPGLPIAKERLGEKPGQLIPEGWPEQAEVPPEVREKK, encoded by the coding sequence ATGAGCGAGCATGATATGTTTAAGGTCAATTCGAGGATGCCCAGGAAGGTGAGACTGGGCGATATCACCATCAGGGACGGATTCCAGCATGAAGAGGAATGGATCCCCACAGAGGCCAAGATATACTATCTTCAGGAGCTGGCCTTTGCCGGTGTCAAACGGATGGAGGTGACCAATCTGGGAAACCCCAGGATCATGCCCCAGTTCAAGGATGCCGAGGAGGTCCTCAAGGGGGTGCACGACGACATATTTAAAAAGCGGCTGGCCAGGAAGGGGCTGAGCCATGAGGATATCGAATGGACGTGCGTCACCATTCGCGAACCTGCCGTGGACCAGGCCATCCGGCTCAGGGAAAAGGGCTATGGCCCGGACAGGGTCCTGATGATGGTATCCACCGATGAAGAACACCATTTTGCCAACAGCGGCACCACACTTCCCGATTACTGGAAAGAGGCCGAGCGCTGCATCAAGAAGTGCAAGGCGGCCGGTATCAAGATGTGCGGCACGGTCAGCACCATCTGGGGAAGCCCCATATCAGGGCCTACCCGATTTGAGGACGCCCTGGAATTTACCAAGCGATGGCTCAGCATCGGGGCCGATGATATCGAACATGCGGATCACGACGGCTCTGCCCCGCCCAATCAGGTGCACCGCTATTTTTCCATGGTACTGGATGAACTCCCCAATACGGACCTCCATATCGCCCATTTTCACGTGACCCGGGGATGGGGTCTGGCCAATGTCCTGGCGGCCCTCCAGGCCGGGGTCGATATCTTTGAGGGCACCATCGGCGGGATGGGCGGTCAGCCCGCCAACTTCCTGGGCAAGGTCCCGGTCCCGGGCACAGGGTCGTATTATTACAAGGACCCAAATGTGGTGGGGCTGGTCACCCTTGAGGATACGTGCGTCATGCTGGATGAGATGGGGATTGATATCGACGGGATCAACATCGACCGGATCCTGGAGATCGGACGGATGATGGAACGAACGGCCGGGAGGAGGCTCCGCTCGGAATCGATCCTGAACGGTCGGATCCCCAAGGCACCGCGGGAGGATTTCAAGCGGCCCGGCCTCCCTATAGCCAAGGAAAGGCTGGGCGAGAAACCGGGTCAGCTCATCCCCGAGGGATGGCCCGAACAGGCCGAGGTGCCCCCGGAAGTCAGAGAAAAGAAATAG
- a CDS encoding glutaconyl-CoA decarboxylase subunit alpha: MKDYFEKMTPIGKPINEKDREQNRENAREIAGVDMEIAEAVEKRKQAGIPLEKIYKRGEKAAWERIGLLVDPGSFLPLNSLYDPEFNQEGSTGVWTGLGRISGRYAVIIASDNKVLAGAWIPGQREHVFRAQDMAEQLNIPLVWVLNCSGVKLTEQEKVYAGRRSGGRTFFRHAELAEKGIPVIVGMFGTNPAGGGYHAISPAIIFAHEKSNMAVGGGGIVSGMSPKGHFDLEGAETLIEATRQFKEVPPGGVGIHHNKTGFMREVFDTEEGVLDAVKKCMAGMPLYDPATFRVAEPADPLYSPEDLNFVVPYNQKRTYSTEQVLARLFDGSEHMEYRPDYGPEVYCGLAKIDGFPIGVIANRQGFLGKGYPKYAEGKYLGIGGKLYREGLIKMNELVMYCGRDKLPLIWFQDTSGIDVGDIAEQAELLGLGQSLIYSIESSHVPMMCVVLRKGTAAAHYIMGGPQATRNNAFTLGVGTTEIYVMHGETAAAAAFARRLVKEKDAGHPLDPVIEKMNALAKQYYDQSRPIYCAKAGLVDEIAPMAALRDYFVGFARCCYQNPKRICPQHQMLLPRSVRG, from the coding sequence ATGAAAGACTATTTTGAAAAGATGACGCCCATCGGAAAGCCGATCAACGAAAAAGATCGTGAACAGAACCGGGAAAACGCCCGTGAGATAGCCGGGGTGGATATGGAGATCGCCGAGGCCGTGGAGAAGAGAAAACAGGCCGGGATCCCCCTGGAAAAGATCTATAAAAGGGGCGAAAAAGCGGCCTGGGAACGGATCGGTCTTCTGGTGGACCCGGGGTCCTTTCTCCCCTTGAACAGTCTCTACGATCCCGAGTTCAACCAGGAGGGAAGCACCGGCGTCTGGACCGGATTGGGCAGGATATCCGGCCGATACGCGGTGATTATTGCGTCCGACAACAAGGTCCTGGCCGGGGCGTGGATCCCCGGGCAGCGGGAACATGTGTTCCGGGCCCAGGATATGGCCGAACAACTCAACATCCCCTTGGTCTGGGTGCTCAACTGCAGCGGCGTCAAATTGACCGAACAGGAGAAGGTATATGCGGGCCGGCGATCCGGAGGGAGGACCTTTTTCAGGCATGCCGAACTGGCGGAAAAGGGGATCCCGGTGATCGTCGGCATGTTCGGCACCAATCCGGCAGGCGGCGGCTATCATGCCATCAGCCCGGCCATCATCTTTGCCCACGAAAAGTCCAATATGGCCGTGGGCGGCGGCGGCATTGTCAGCGGCATGTCCCCAAAGGGGCATTTTGACCTGGAAGGCGCCGAGACCCTGATCGAGGCGACCCGGCAGTTCAAAGAGGTCCCGCCCGGCGGCGTTGGAATCCACCACAACAAGACCGGGTTCATGAGAGAGGTCTTTGATACGGAAGAGGGGGTGCTGGATGCGGTCAAAAAGTGCATGGCCGGCATGCCCCTGTATGATCCCGCCACCTTCAGGGTGGCCGAACCGGCCGATCCGTTGTATTCGCCGGAGGACCTTAACTTTGTGGTCCCTTATAATCAGAAAAGGACCTACAGCACGGAACAGGTCCTGGCAAGGCTTTTTGACGGCAGCGAACACATGGAATACCGGCCGGACTACGGTCCCGAGGTCTATTGCGGCCTGGCCAAGATAGACGGCTTTCCCATCGGCGTCATTGCCAACCGACAGGGATTCCTGGGAAAGGGCTATCCAAAATATGCAGAGGGCAAATACCTCGGCATCGGGGGCAAGCTCTACCGCGAGGGCCTCATCAAGATGAATGAACTGGTCATGTACTGCGGCAGGGACAAACTCCCCCTCATCTGGTTTCAGGATACGAGCGGCATCGATGTGGGCGATATCGCTGAGCAGGCAGAGCTTCTGGGTCTGGGCCAGTCCCTGATCTACTCCATTGAAAGCTCCCACGTCCCGATGATGTGCGTTGTCCTGAGAAAGGGAACGGCTGCGGCCCACTACATCATGGGAGGGCCCCAGGCCACCCGGAACAACGCCTTTACCCTGGGTGTGGGCACGACGGAGATATATGTGATGCACGGGGAGACCGCTGCGGCCGCGGCCTTTGCCAGGCGCCTGGTCAAGGAAAAGGATGCCGGACATCCCCTCGATCCGGTGATCGAGAAGATGAACGCCCTGGCCAAGCAGTATTATGATCAGTCCAGGCCCATATACTGCGCAAAGGCGGGGCTGGTGGATGAGATTGCCCCGATGGCGGCGTTAAGGGACTATTTCGTTGGATTTGCCAGGTGCTGCTATCAGAACCCGAAGCGCATCTGCCCTCAGCATCAGATGCTGCTGCCGAGATCCGTCAGGGGATAG